AGAccagtttttcattttcttaagcAGTGTTCTGGTGTCTTGAATGATCATTCCTGTGCAGCTCCAGTTCTTCTCTTCACCCTTGATCATTTGAACCACATTGAGAGAGTCTCCCTCTAGAATTATGTCCTGCATGTTCAGTTGGTTACATAGGATGACTGCTTTAAGGGCTACAATGGATTCAGCTAACAAAGGATCAGGGAATAGATCCCTTTGGGATCTGAGAGTAGCAACCACTTGACCATTCCAATCTCTAACCACCACTCCTACTCCCACTCTGCATTGCATTTTATCTATTGAGGCATCCCAATTGGCCTTAAAAACGTGCAAAGGAGGGGTTGACCAGCTCTGAGCCGAGGAAGCTGCTGGTTTGATTTTACTCCCCTGGATGCTGTTTGCTTCCTTGTACTCTAGTGCTATCTGAGTGGCAGTTTTCACCACTGTCTCAGGGGCTTCAAACTTACGTTCAAAGACATAAAGGTTTCTTCTCTTACACAGTTGGTGAGCTATAGACGCAAAGATAGACATGTCACTTTCATCCAATACAGAAAACATGTGGCATACTATGTTGGAGAATTGAGACTCGACCACTTtctctttttgtaattttctcgAGCTGACACCCCATGTATCTTGAGCTGAAGGACACGTCCATAAGGCATTGTAGTTGATTCTATTTCTCTAGTGCAGATAGGACACAGAGCAGACTCCCTTATCCTTCTTCTGGTTAGGTTCTGGTTCGTGGGCAGGAACTCATGAGAAGCTCTCCAAATCAacatttttgttgcatttgGTACATGTAACTTCCATAGCCTATACCAGAAGTCACTGCTCCTCAGAATGTTAGAAGCTTGCCCCTTTGAGCACATCTCCATCTCCCCTAGAAGGTGATAAGCACTTTTGACTGTAAATAGTCCATTCTTTGTGAGTCTCCAGATTAGTTGGTCAGGGCTCCTGCTCAGGCTTATAGGGATCTTGCTAATTGCCATAGCTTCGTCCTCTAAGAAGACCTTCCTCAACATGGACCTGTTCCATGTCTTCCCTTGCTTATCAATCAATTCACTAATTTGCCATCTTGAGTGCCTATCACTTAAAGGAGATTGAACTCGATATGAAGAGGGTTGAGGTACCCACTTATCTCTCCCTATATATACTAAGTCCCCATTTCCTATTCTCCAGAAAAGGCCTTCTTCAAGGACTGGTTTAGCCTCCATAAAGCTCTTCCATAGGTATGAGGCATTACTGCCCAGCTTACTGCTCATGAAATTAGTTCTTGAGAAATACTTTGCTTTTAAGACTCTGGCTGCAAGGGAGTGGAGTTGTTGTATGATTCTCCATCCCTGATTTGCTAGGAGGGCTATATTGAAGTGATTAAAATCCCTATAGCCCAGCCCCTACCCTTTTTGTCTGTCCAAGCTTCTTCCAAGGAATCCATTGGGTTTTGATCTTGTCATCTTTACTCCCCCACCAGAAGTGTTGCATTAACTGGTTTATGTTCTTGAGGATGGCCTTTGGGAGCTTAAAGATACTCATGCAATAAGTTGGGATGGCTTGGACAATAGACTTAAGGAGAACTTCTTTCCCTGCCTGAGATATGAACTTCACCTTCCAGTTCTGGATCCTGTTTCTAATATAGTCCAGTATGGGCCTGAATGCTGCTAGTTTGTGTCTTCCCACATACGAGGGAAGGCCTAGGTACTTCTCAAATGCCTTTGCTTCCTTCACTTGTGCTGCAGCAAGGATGGTTTCCTTATTGATTGGACTGGTGTTCTTGCTGAAGTAAATTGATGTCTTGTCCATGTTTAATCTCTGGCtagatgcattttcatatgAGTTCAAGACCTTGATTAATCTACTCCATTCTAGCACATTGGCTCTGCAGAAAAGcaggctatcatctgcaaaaaagaggTGGTTAACCAATAAAGAGCCCCTGGCAAATGGAAATCCAGACACTAGTCCTTTCTCTTCAGCCTTGTCAAGCATTCCACCAAGAACTTCAGAGCATAGGATGAAGAGGTAAGGGGATAGGGGGCCCCTTGCCTCAGTCCTCTGGTTGGGAGGAAGGTTTCTTGAGGTTCTCCATTGATGAGAAGAGAGTACCTCACTGAAGTCACACACTCCATAACCAGTTCAGTCCATGCCTCTGCAAATCCCATCTTCCTCAAGACAGCTTGCAAGAAAGCCCACTCTATTCtgtcataggccttgctcatatccaatTTCAAGGCCATATATCCTTCTTTTTTGCTCCTCATCCCGTATTGCATTGAGTGCATGGCCTCGTAGGCCACTATGATATTATCTGAAATCAAACGGCTTGGTACAAAAGCACTTCGTGCTGGTGCAATGATGGATGGCAGGAAGCATTTTAACCTGTTTGCTAAAACCTTGGCAACAATTTTATATGGGACATTACAAAGGCTTATAGGCCTATACTCAGTAACTAATTCAGGACACTTCTTCTTGGGAATTAAAACAATGTAAGTGTCATTTACCTCACCTATCCCTGATCTGGTTGAGAAGAAGTCCTTCACTGCTGAGAACACCTTGTCTCCTACTATAGTCTAGTTGTCTTGGAAAAAGCCAGCAGAAAAACCATCAGGGCATGGGGAACTCAGAGGTTGCATCTCAAACACAACATTTTTAACTTCCTCAAAAGTTCATTCAGCTAGTAAATTTTTGTTCATCTCTAGTGTCACCATAGGCTCCATACCTTGTAGTGCCTCTTCAATACCTGTCGGGTGAGAAGAATTAAAGAGGTCCTGACAGAAACTAAGGAAAAGAGAGCATATGCTGCCATGTTCCCTAGCACATTCCCCTCTATCATTCTTCACCACATTTATGGTGTTGGTTTGTCTTCTTTGGGATGCACACTTGTGGAAGTACTTGGAGTTCTTATCCCCTTCCTTTAGCCAGAACTGCTTGGATCTTTGCCTCCATTTGGTTTCCTCCCCTGCCAGCATTTCATCCACCTCTCTTTGCAGGTCTCTTATGGAATCATTAAGGTCACCTAGGTTTGACTCCTGCAGCTGTTTGATCATGTCACTTTTTTGTCTGATTTGAGTGGTCTGGTTGCCTGCACTTGTCTTCTGCCAGCTTCTAAGTTGGTGTCTGCATCTAGTCAGGCTAGTTTTGATGGAGCTTAAAGAATGGCCTCTATGGGAGTCTGCCATCCAGGCTCTCTCGACTGACACCTTGCACCCTTCCCTTTTGGACCAGCTGGCTTCATACCTAAACAGCTTATGTTCCTTCCTCAGCATACCTGCCCCATTGTCACATACCAGAAACAAAGGGGAGTGGTCAGAATTTATGACTGGTAGAACATGAACCTCCCAATTGTTGTAGAGTAAAGGCCAAGTTGCATTTCCCAATACTCAGTCCAACCTTTCTTTAGTGAAACTGCCTCCATCTCTTTTGTTACTCCATGTGAACTTGGAGCCTATATAGCCAAGGTCACTAAGCTCATAGGCATCTAGAGCTTCCCTAAACCTTTCCATTTGAGAGAAAGGCCTAGAGGCAGCCCCTGACTTCTCAGCCATACTgaggatttcattgaaatcccccatGCACAACCATGGTGTATGGTTCCCAGGCTTTAACATTCTTAGCAATTGCCaacttcctttcctttcctcaGCTGATGGATTTCCATAGAAACCTGACAGCAGTCAAGGTTGTCCACCATACTCGGGTGTTATGGTTACTGCAATGTGGCTCCTAGAGTAGGAGGTCAACTGAGCCTTTACTTCATTTTTCCAAAGCAGTGCCAGTCCACCACTCTTGCCTATAATGTCAACCACAAAGCTTTGATCAAATCCCAGCTTATTCCTAGTCTTTTCCATCCTCTCTCTTCTGCACTTTGTTTCTGATAGGAAGACTATCAGGGGGCACTTTTGCTTCACCAATGAGTGAAGCTCACGAACtatccgagggttcccaagctctCGGCAGTTCTAGCATAGTATTTTCATGAGGGTGGGTAGGGCTGCACTGCCCCTGCACTGAACTCCTCAGCCTCTTCCTCATCAAGAAGCCTTAGCTTCTTCTTGGCTCCAATTTCTACCTCAATTTGGGCCTTTCTTTTCTGAGCTTTGCTTAGATGCTCAAAGCCCAAACTCCCATTCTTTAGTTGGTCCATACTGCTAGATGGGCCTACACGTGCTCTGAGGGTCCCCACTATCActccccatatatatatattgtttcttGATATCGGGATCACTCTTTCGTGCCCCCATTGTAGGGTACGTATTTTGACAAATGACAAGTACGGCGTAGGTGCTAATTAACGTTAGGCGCTAAACAGGTAAAAGAATTTTCTATTTGaggtatttatattttataacaaaaatgatttatacacaatatttttaataacatattttacaataatgagTTAAATATTGAAGGGCATTTTGgtaaaacatagtttaaaaataatattattttacaaaaatatcctcATTTTACAATATTGTTATGAAATATATTGTGAAAATATGTTATGTATATCATTACTCATTctataatgttaaatatactcGTAAAATGAGCAAGTGATatgtaattctttttaaaaaaaagtgagatcaattattaaaaaattaaattatttttatataaatttcatatttatcttttaaaaaaaaaaattcacaagcaTTGCACACtccattattataaatattatttctctcgtAGCAGGTGCAATTTCTCCACCTCTCCACGATAATAACTTCTATACCGTCTTGGCACAAACCAAGTCCTTTGTGCCCTTCAATTTCGGAACTACCAGTCAGCTTATAACACTAAAAAAGAATGAGGAGAAAacgctatttttttttttttgaaagtgaaGCATAGTTTCCTTCATTCGATAACCAGACAATTACAACATCTGACTTGAAAATACAAGCCAAAATTAACTGTTCACGCTCTCCagcccacaaatttctttgtggctGGTACGGTCTTGTCTCATGCCTCCAGACTAACAGTCTGAGAGACAAGCCTCCAGACTAAACGTCTAGGAGACACACCCCTATCTTAGACCATCGTCTAAGATAGACCACACAACTCCCCCTCCCAAGGAGTGGAGTTCAAACTCTACGAACCCTCGGTCCTATAGAGACAAACTTTACGGACCCTAGGTCCTAGAGACAAAGCTTCCCAATGCACCCTAATACAAAAAAACATTacataataaacaaaccaaaaaacaCAATACAAAAAAACTGGACTGATGAGTACACCATGGGCCCAACCCAACAACCTAAAGGCCCTAAAGACAAGTGGGCACCACGTGGACCATAAGGGCTGAAGGACACACAAAGGCCGGCTAGGGTTTTATCATTAACTCTCCCGCCGcccccttcttctttcttctcatgTCTGCGCAGCATTGGTCTGCCATGCCGGTTTCCAAGCACACCGATCCGCTGCCAAAGCCAAAGAGAAGGAAGGCCAACGGCCTTTCTGTCGTGCTCCAGCACCTCTGCTCGTGCCACCAGCAAATCGAGCAGCATGCCTCTCGCCGACTAGTAGCCCTGCCATAACCTTGCCTCGCCTCGCCATAGTCCAAAGCCTTCAGCCTTGTGCCACCAAAACAGGGTGGCCAACCTCTCACCCCTGTCCAGACCCTCCCCCCTCAGCGAAACCACCATGCCTCTGTTCGCATCTCCTTCATGATGTGCTTGAGCTCGAGAGCTGTTCGTATACGGTTGCAGATGGTCCTCGCCGCAGGGCGGGTCCGTATAGAGAGCAAAAAGAGCACCACCACAGCCACTAGAATCGACTGGAAAAACACGCACAAACCACCCAAAACCAGACAAAAACTGGAAGaaacgaaaatgaaaacaaaaaaactaacaaaCAAAGTtaaccggggggggggggggggggggggagggagaagCCTTTGAGACATGTTTATGAGAGCCTTTGACTCTTTACTCTCAATAGGGTTAATTCGTCCAAATCACTTTGACTCTTTATGAGTTAGAAAAGGCTACTGCTTCGATCTCCTCCATCGAAATTTGTCACCCCTAGCTTCCACAACCACGCTTTACAATGTCTAACAAGCCTCGACAACCTCATTATTTCAGAGGTACTTTCTTCTTGCTTTGCAATTTTCTATTTGTTAtccaagaaatagaaaaaagaaactgAGGTAAAGATTGAAGATAGATTCTCTATCAAGTTCAGTAAAAAGAGTGTTGATTTCGAATGAGTTCTTCTTTCTGtataaattttatcaattttacatACATATGTGCTTCtgatcttcaaatgggttcTTTCAATATAAATTAATGTTTAAATACGTACTTATGTTTGAACGAGTTCCTCAGTAGAAATCAGCGACGTTTGGCCATTTTGAGATAAATTGGTTgtgattttctaattttattttctattttatataaaatagttgAGATAGGATTAAGTGATAAAAAGGCTTGAGCTCTATCCAtggttacaataaattaaaatacatgattTGATTAGTCTGTTACGTCGTGGTTAAAAGAGGATGTATTTAGCTTTAGATTTAGCGAGAGCATATGTGAGATATCTGGGTTAGTTCCTTTTGTGAGATAACTGGGTTAGTTCCTTTACTCCATGTGGGCTAATGTTTATTTCTTCGTTCTGTGCAATGTTTTTCTTTGGAAATTTCTCTAATGTTCAACTTATTCTTAGAGCACTTGCATTAGCTTtattaaaaatcaatatatttttaaattttgataaatttatataaaatgaacctgcattagattcatcaaatggGTCTTTAGGAAGCTTAGCTTTGAGTTACAGTATTTGTTGCTCTTCCTTCAAATTTAAAGATCTATTATTCCACCtttaaactaatattttattctaattttaatatgcaatggttttattttattttattctaaattagttgggaatcaattatttaagtactaaattaaactattaatgtacatatggttagtataattacaaaatatgaagaaaaaaattaaaaatattattattgaaaaaataatattatattattatttttatgaatttaatggctaatccaatgtggaattaattatagatatgaaaattttagatttatggaaaatttgtacttttcatcaaattttgaagatgaatttgatgAGTCAAATGTTAGTGCTCTTACCATGTTCTTATTATATTCATTaacatttttaacttttttatttatttatttattatatatatatatattattattgcatttcattttccaagcaaaTTTCTATATTTGTTAGGCCTGTTTGTAGGATTCTGGATATGAATACTAAAGTAGAATCTGTCACATAATATTACGTtcgaattaaaaatataatgttcGAACATAAACTAGACAAATTGACATCTGAATGAGAGcaggtaacgtttgttgattatagttcgaacgtatcatatttatgttcgaacgtttataagtTCGAATTTAGATTCCAATGTAAAGGAAACAATGTCCGAATGTGCGAATCATAACGTTTAGACGTTCTTTCCAATGTTAAGAAACTAGAGTTTGAACGCAAAAAGTACGTTTGGAGGTTTGGAacattaaaagtttaaacattcaaacataatgTTCATTTGCCGGtgtaaacgtttgaacgttatgttacAATTTTGTGTGGTTACATTCGAATGTGTGTTCAAATGTGGAATACTGttcaaacgtattttatttacattcgaacgtacatatcagaaatactaaactcatccTATTAATAAACATATCAATTataccaattgtatcatattatataatatatttcacaaccaacaatgtttgtaattgttttctaagtagatattaaaaatttaatatactaataaaattcatttctttttctttccttgtcTATCACGATTCTATTGCAATGatataacacgctccatttgcagcatcatctcctgCTGTACTtactcttggacctcactatgtattctttcctcttggtctttttgttggtcctgcaaacgtgtctctaaatgagactgttgctctaagagggactccaactcttgttaTCTgcacctcatatactcatttttgCGTCATGTGGCTTCTAACTCTTtgctaagattattaatttgtgaagtcgatgaggttgaggaggatgaaCTGGAATACTTGAAAGAttgtcccaaacctcttgccatactagagttgggcctgAGCACTTGTGTGAAAATGTCTATGTCACTAGTAGAGGATTCCCtggaagctgactgcatctccatcattttttcctgcagtttgaaagatcaaaacacacaataggtaacatattaaaagaaatacaaataaaaaagaatttaaccatatgttgcataatttatttaacaaaaggaacatcgcttacataattaattgcagcgacAGGATCCATCTGCTCACTAGTGTGAGCAgtaacataaacatgaatgagagaaaagttttcaggatcatcatgtTTCTAGTAAAACgatattagcaaatttaaaaagatggtgttagtacttatataaaagaataataggaaaataaatgaattatatagtttattaattaccatttttttaacaagacgatggaatgatcttgaaccagcatgatggtgaatagtcagagcggatctattatgtgcatttgtagaacttaagtgctacgaATGCACATTAAGagtgttaattgtaatatatatatatacacatataagataaacaacaaatattaatgtaaatacttaatggaaataaatctagaatacctgatattctggagatgcaaaaagatcataacactttatccagtcgtttaacttcatctgctggaaaggtgactgtgcagcctcttaaAACGattcaaacttcttgaagtggtcgtgacatcgtccttTGTAACGTCGGAATAGTATAGCCATTTACttattcacagttctcaaatccttgcTACGACCAAAGTaaaggtcaaattcatcctaattataaattaattacataaaaaatatgatattctaatccaggtgaaaaaaatgaactgtcaaagtaaactcaccagcacacgactccgaatgtgttccttaatctcattcggcacatctcgccaggagcgcacataaaatggagcataagcTCAGACTACTGTActaatataggaggaaagcgctgctacACTATCAtctactcctccagtggaatcaAGAATTGTGACTTTTAGTTTGCCGTGCCTTCAGTTTTTCTTAAGTGAGATGctgcgtgtatagccacgaccgcgacgagcagatgcatcaactaatataggtaatagtataatttttatagttatatagttattgaaacaaaagtattaattataaaattaattattaacgaCATTTCCCTACTAGTAGGTGTCGACTGGGCATCGTTCTCTGTAGTGTTAACATCATTTTCAAGACCTGACTCCTCAGGTAgagagtcctcaatgggttcgggacttggacttggtggaggaggcacatttcttctttgtctttttggcggcatacttgaaattgattatatataccaaaaaaatttaattagatgaaattaattattattataaaattctatactcatatatgaataaaatttttagtacttttagttttcatcttcggatgtattttccatgcttatttcagaatctctctctataacattttcgtcatcatcatcaacctctcattcgtcctccttatccacttcccctctggattcttcttcgtcttcttcttctttctcactttcttgaattgaatgatcatttaatacagacagattgagatggatgagtgggacatcatctctacataaggggagcaactcaaGTGCActgaggtcaacaaataagttaataccccctccatcttcctggtaagcctctacatttggagtgtcatcttcatctccactagtatcgtaatctgcacttGTTCCtactcatatatattttaagggacaaatttttgtacgacTCACC
The genomic region above belongs to Carya illinoinensis cultivar Pawnee chromosome 4, C.illinoinensisPawnee_v1, whole genome shotgun sequence and contains:
- the LOC122306270 gene encoding uncharacterized protein LOC122306270, translated to MDQLKNGSLGFEHLSKAQKRKAQIEVEIGAKKKLRLLDEEEAEEFSFYGNPSAEERKGSWQLLRMLKPGNHTPWLCMGDFNEILSMAEKSGAASRPFSQMERFREALDAYELSDLGYIGSKFTWSMLRKEHKLFRYEASWSKREGCKVSVERAWMADSHRGHSLSSIKTSLTRCRHQLRSWQKTSAGNQTTQIRQKSDMIKQLQESNLGDLNDSIRDLQREVDEMLAGEETKWRQRSKQFWLKEGDKNSKYFHKCASQRRQTNTINVVKNDRGECAREHGSICSLFLSFCQDLFNSSHPTGIEEALQGDKVFSAVKDFFSTRSGIGEVNDTYIVLIPKKKCPELVTEYRPISLCNVPYKIVAKVLANRLKCFLPSIIAPARSAFVPSRLISDNIIVAYEAMHSMQYGMRSKKEGYMALKLDMSKAYDRIEWAFLQAVLRKMGFAEAWTELVMEFLGGMLDKAEEKGLVSGFPFARGSLLVNHLFFADDSLLFCRANVLEWSRLIKVLNSYENASSQRLNMDKTSIYFSKNTSPINKETILAAAQVKEAKAFEKYLGLPSYVGRHKLAAFRPILDYIRNRIQNWKVKFISQAGKEVLLKSIVQAIPTYCMSIFKLPKAILKNINQLMQHFWWGSKDDKIKTQWIPWKKLGQTKRVGAGL
- the LOC122306269 gene encoding uncharacterized protein LOC122306269; amino-acid sequence: MFSVLDESDMSIFASIAHQLCKRRNLYVFERKFEAPETVVKTATQIALEYKEANSIQGSKIKPAASSAQSWSTPPLHVFKANWDASIDKMQCRVGVGVVVRDWNGQVVATLRSQRDLFPDPLLAESIVALKAVILCNQLNMQDIILEGDSLNVVQMIKGEEKNWSCTGMIIQDTRTLLKKMKNWSVMHVSRNFNSIAHCLAKDALKLSEESISLEGVPPCIQHLLI